One genomic window of Actinoalloteichus hoggarensis includes the following:
- a CDS encoding IclR family transcriptional regulator produces MRSRDEETGMALDPGGGAHAPVKSADRVLAILECLAEHGELTLGELRTRLDIPKSSLHALLHTLLDRRWIDQDGSRTRFSLGVRALQIGTAYVDADPVTARCQEALDEIARRTGEAVHLGRLDGADVVYLAKRESVHPLRLFSAIGRRLPAHATALGKAMLACLPPEDVRRIVGPRLEALTAATRTDVDTLLAELSQAAERGWASEYEENEPGVSCVAVPLRLGQASLDAISVTAPSARWNETTTPRILAALTSVRDELERFASPRRR; encoded by the coding sequence GTGAGATCGCGAGACGAGGAGACCGGAATGGCCCTGGACCCCGGCGGTGGAGCGCACGCTCCGGTCAAGTCCGCGGACCGGGTGCTGGCGATTCTGGAATGCCTGGCGGAGCACGGCGAGCTGACGCTCGGCGAGCTGCGGACCCGGCTCGACATTCCGAAGTCCAGCCTGCACGCCCTGCTGCACACCCTGCTTGACCGGCGGTGGATCGACCAGGACGGCTCCCGCACCCGCTTCTCCCTCGGCGTGCGCGCTCTCCAGATCGGCACCGCCTACGTGGACGCCGATCCGGTCACCGCCCGATGTCAGGAGGCGCTCGACGAGATCGCGCGGCGGACCGGGGAGGCCGTCCACCTCGGCAGGCTCGACGGCGCCGACGTCGTCTACCTCGCCAAGCGCGAGTCGGTACATCCACTTCGGCTGTTTTCGGCCATCGGCCGCAGACTGCCCGCCCACGCGACGGCGCTGGGCAAGGCGATGCTGGCCTGCCTGCCACCGGAGGACGTCCGACGCATCGTCGGCCCACGCCTGGAGGCGCTCACCGCCGCCACCCGGACCGACGTCGACACCCTGCTCGCCGAACTGAGCCAGGCCGCCGAGCGCGGCTGGGCGAGCGAGTACGAGGAGAACGAGCCGGGCGTGTCCTGCGTCGCGGTGCCGTTACGGCTCGGCCAGGCGTCCCTGGACGCGATCAGTGTGACGGCGCCCTCGGCTCGATGGAACGAGACGACCACCCCGCGGATCCTCGCCGCGCTGACCAGCGTCAGAGACGAGTTGGAACGGTTCGCGTCGCCGCGGCGGCGGTAG
- a CDS encoding hydroxyacid dehydrogenase, with amino-acid sequence MSIVVAVPRRWREAFFDAGAAVGRGRDEDGAAQSGVDGSADAGGPASSLGAERGPGIGTRTRCGTGEDAGEDPREGGARGSGEPEERSPVLDGSASGVGDVGTADDLGTLAALTGLGTLRVVPQSDPLPADTRVLITGWGAPVLDEVTLAAAPRLALVAHTGGTVKPFVTDAVWRRGIRVTQAGAAMAYPVGEVALAFTLALLHRIPRFDHALHAGAGWARAKAAPPRHELAAGRIGVVGASRTGREYIRLVRLLGATVTVADPYLTEAEAEQLGVRVATLDEVLAENRIVALHAPVLPETRHLLGPRELSLLPDGAGLVNTARSWLVDPVALLAELRSGRIDAAVDVFDDEPLAEDDPLRDLPNVLLTPHEAAGTVEARRRQGDLVIAEIERFHRGEPLRHEVTAADWHRIG; translated from the coding sequence ATGAGCATCGTGGTGGCGGTGCCCCGGCGGTGGCGCGAGGCGTTCTTCGACGCGGGAGCGGCGGTCGGGCGAGGCCGGGACGAGGACGGGGCCGCGCAGTCCGGTGTGGACGGATCGGCCGACGCCGGAGGGCCTGCGTCGAGCCTCGGTGCCGAGCGGGGGCCCGGCATCGGTACGCGGACGCGGTGCGGCACGGGCGAGGACGCCGGGGAGGATCCCCGTGAAGGCGGTGCCCGAGGCTCCGGCGAGCCCGAGGAACGGTCGCCGGTCCTCGACGGATCGGCGAGCGGCGTGGGGGACGTCGGCACGGCGGACGACCTCGGCACGCTCGCCGCGCTGACCGGACTCGGCACGCTGCGCGTCGTGCCCCAGTCCGACCCGCTTCCCGCCGACACGCGGGTGCTGATCACCGGCTGGGGCGCCCCCGTGCTCGACGAGGTGACGCTGGCGGCGGCCCCGCGGCTGGCGTTGGTGGCTCATACCGGCGGCACGGTGAAGCCGTTCGTGACCGACGCCGTGTGGCGACGGGGCATCCGGGTGACACAGGCAGGCGCGGCGATGGCCTATCCCGTCGGCGAGGTCGCGTTGGCCTTCACCCTGGCGCTGCTGCACCGGATTCCCCGCTTCGACCACGCGCTGCACGCGGGAGCGGGCTGGGCGAGGGCGAAGGCCGCGCCGCCCCGGCACGAGCTGGCGGCCGGCCGGATCGGCGTCGTCGGGGCGTCGCGCACCGGGCGCGAGTACATCCGGCTGGTGCGGCTGCTCGGGGCGACGGTGACCGTCGCCGATCCCTACCTGACCGAGGCCGAGGCCGAACAGCTGGGCGTGCGCGTCGCGACGCTCGACGAGGTGCTCGCCGAGAACCGGATCGTCGCCCTGCACGCCCCGGTGCTGCCGGAGACCCGACACCTGCTGGGTCCGCGTGAGCTGTCGCTGCTGCCCGACGGCGCCGGCCTGGTCAACACCGCCCGATCCTGGCTGGTGGACCCCGTCGCGCTGCTCGCCGAGCTGCGCAGCGGCCGGATCGACGCCGCCGTCGACGTCTTCGACGACGAGCCTCTCGCCGAGGACGATCCGCTGCGCGACCTGCCGAACGTGCTGCTCACCCCGCACGAGGCGGCGGGCACGGTGGAGGCTCGGCGACGGCAGGGCGATCTCGTGATCGCGGAGATCGAGCGATTCCACCGTGGTGAGCCACTGCGACACGAGGTGACGGCGGCGGACTGGCATCGGATCGGCTGA
- a CDS encoding DUF4132 domain-containing protein: MTADDEDVLRIPVEWHPHIDPRRDGRSLPALTPVPKAAAKAAKLVADAATTLETVLAGPTADGDCVAAARDQLAGIATPLGAAVVAGVVTTTLADARLGGLAVFADAWASSHGIVFAAEAVAELADLTVSAGIPKQSGSARSAETTGPGMDTQAPPLGPRPRSAGEQHPARWPAEPVARRVRALLAHADEADYVAAGIALAARRRGEFQRTVTAFLLPTEQSWLGAGAAGSGSRGITAVDSLLARTTRSAADGSRLLTALAADRNASTEQWWSLLCTAADGLDDYTVLIGLATTLLHGRPLGDGRVPAVPAARDVAAAILAALPADAAFTALTHTSEEEWDVGAAVATAVRRFPRRGLRLLAGVQASASTAAGRLSRNLAAANPALAAEVLSTLSGAAADRLATTIQANNRYRVAADDAVPTPLTVVPWTRTTPASPVPAIFDLPVPPTEPPSAHWLPGEQHAWARHRAAEAYHDWDEAFADWASVADAHRRGALSDSKSVRLFAEGPATLVGPMLAEWHPDYSWDIGRHARRLAGRHGVAVLPTLRRMAAEQPLTCAVSLLPFRDAAVAELMAELFSRSATVRTVASAWLARHGVHAARLLLPAALGGDGRGRTRARAALRVAADGHEEAVTADAARLYGEAAGEVVARLTAVDPLDTDPMSGRAARQPVVGDWADPVLLPPILLSDGRHTLPRTAILTLLTVLATRGMRRSHPLLVAIRASCDTASLGEFVWRLHQIKEKTDRRERTGWEQRAGADVSDWAVTALGLLGDDETARRIAGIISGRARVVGAARNVAVVRALAEIGTDAALTHLQRVDRRDRTERQQDQARLWLTIEAGRRGLGLAQLAQRTVPRLGFGPDGRQTVDYGRRRFSVSIDDGLQLVVTDETGAVRKTLPAVLASDDHERAQAGQDRIRVLRAELRAVVDDQVRRLTDEMTRPVPQPVALFREGLHHPVLWPVSRGLVWLAVEPGRKPVAFRVAEDRTFADVDDDELAVTDAATVSPAHPARLGAGLDRWAKTFSEYEILQPFPQLGRPVPALTDDERGASELARFHGLVLTGAALRRLTHPSHAWQKAGLRPDGSYRALIRETGDRTVVVELDVSPAGRRRIHRIRLHDEPGGGWGDRQAGRPFGDLDSATAAEVIADLTTLTEAGQIA, encoded by the coding sequence GTGACCGCCGACGACGAGGACGTCCTCCGCATCCCGGTCGAATGGCACCCGCACATCGACCCACGTCGCGACGGGCGCAGCCTCCCAGCGCTCACGCCGGTGCCCAAGGCCGCGGCGAAGGCGGCGAAGCTGGTCGCCGACGCCGCCACCACGCTGGAAACGGTCCTGGCCGGGCCGACCGCCGACGGAGACTGCGTGGCGGCCGCACGTGACCAGCTCGCCGGGATCGCGACTCCGCTGGGCGCGGCCGTCGTCGCCGGAGTCGTGACCACCACCTTGGCGGACGCCAGGCTCGGCGGCCTCGCGGTGTTCGCCGACGCCTGGGCGTCGAGTCACGGGATCGTGTTCGCCGCCGAGGCCGTCGCCGAGCTCGCCGACCTCACCGTCTCGGCGGGCATCCCCAAGCAGTCGGGCTCGGCCAGGTCGGCCGAGACCACGGGCCCCGGCATGGACACGCAGGCACCCCCGCTGGGTCCTCGCCCGAGGAGCGCCGGTGAGCAGCATCCGGCGCGCTGGCCCGCCGAACCCGTCGCCCGGCGGGTCCGCGCCCTGCTGGCCCATGCGGACGAGGCGGACTACGTCGCCGCGGGCATCGCCTTGGCGGCGCGGCGACGCGGCGAGTTCCAGCGGACCGTCACCGCTTTTCTGCTGCCCACCGAGCAGTCCTGGCTCGGAGCCGGAGCAGCGGGCTCGGGTAGCAGGGGGATCACGGCCGTCGACTCCCTGCTGGCCCGCACCACTCGGTCCGCGGCCGACGGCTCCCGACTGCTCACCGCGCTGGCGGCCGACAGGAACGCGAGCACCGAACAGTGGTGGAGCCTGTTGTGCACGGCCGCGGACGGCCTCGACGACTACACCGTGCTGATCGGACTCGCCACCACGCTCCTTCACGGCAGACCCCTCGGCGACGGCCGGGTACCGGCGGTGCCGGCGGCACGGGACGTCGCCGCCGCGATCTTGGCGGCGCTTCCGGCGGATGCCGCCTTCACCGCGCTGACGCACACCTCCGAGGAGGAGTGGGACGTGGGCGCGGCGGTGGCGACGGCGGTGCGCCGCTTCCCGCGCCGTGGCCTGCGGCTGCTGGCAGGCGTGCAGGCGAGCGCGTCGACGGCGGCCGGTCGGCTGTCCCGCAATCTCGCCGCGGCGAATCCGGCGCTCGCCGCCGAGGTCCTCAGCACGCTGTCCGGCGCGGCCGCCGACCGGCTCGCGACGACGATCCAGGCGAACAACCGGTATCGAGTGGCAGCGGACGACGCCGTGCCCACGCCACTGACCGTCGTCCCGTGGACCCGGACCACGCCTGCGTCGCCGGTACCGGCGATCTTCGATCTGCCCGTGCCGCCCACCGAACCGCCGAGCGCACACTGGTTGCCGGGCGAACAGCACGCGTGGGCTCGGCATCGAGCGGCCGAGGCCTATCACGATTGGGACGAAGCCTTCGCGGACTGGGCGTCGGTCGCCGATGCCCATCGCCGGGGCGCCCTGTCCGACTCGAAATCAGTCCGTCTGTTCGCCGAGGGGCCTGCCACACTGGTCGGCCCGATGCTCGCGGAGTGGCACCCCGACTACTCCTGGGACATCGGGCGCCACGCGCGGAGGCTCGCCGGTCGCCACGGCGTCGCAGTGCTGCCGACTCTCCGGCGGATGGCCGCCGAACAGCCTCTCACCTGCGCGGTATCCCTCTTACCCTTTCGCGACGCCGCGGTGGCCGAGTTGATGGCCGAGCTGTTCTCCCGGAGTGCCACGGTGCGGACCGTGGCGTCGGCCTGGCTGGCTCGGCACGGCGTCCATGCCGCGCGGCTGCTGCTGCCCGCGGCGCTCGGCGGCGACGGACGGGGGCGGACACGGGCGCGGGCCGCACTGCGCGTCGCCGCCGACGGACACGAGGAGGCCGTCACCGCCGATGCCGCGCGGTTGTACGGGGAGGCGGCGGGCGAGGTCGTCGCGAGACTGACGGCCGTCGACCCCCTGGACACCGATCCGATGTCCGGGCGTGCCGCGCGGCAGCCGGTGGTCGGCGACTGGGCGGATCCCGTGCTGCTGCCGCCGATCCTGCTCTCCGACGGGCGACATACCCTCCCCCGCACCGCGATCCTCACCTTGCTGACCGTCCTGGCGACGCGCGGCATGCGGCGATCCCATCCGCTCCTCGTGGCGATCCGGGCGTCCTGTGACACGGCGTCGCTGGGCGAGTTCGTCTGGCGGCTTCATCAGATCAAGGAGAAGACGGACCGACGGGAACGGACGGGATGGGAGCAGCGCGCGGGCGCCGACGTCTCGGACTGGGCGGTGACCGCGCTCGGGCTCCTAGGGGATGACGAGACGGCCCGCCGGATCGCCGGGATCATCTCGGGCCGTGCACGGGTCGTCGGGGCCGCCAGGAACGTCGCGGTCGTGCGCGCGCTCGCCGAGATCGGCACCGACGCCGCGCTCACCCACCTCCAGCGCGTCGACCGGCGTGACCGGACCGAACGTCAGCAGGATCAGGCACGACTCTGGTTGACCATCGAGGCCGGTCGACGCGGCCTCGGACTCGCCCAGCTGGCACAGCGGACGGTGCCCCGCCTCGGGTTCGGTCCCGACGGGCGGCAGACCGTGGACTACGGACGGCGACGCTTCAGCGTGAGCATCGACGACGGTCTTCAACTCGTCGTCACCGACGAGACCGGCGCCGTCCGCAAGACCCTGCCCGCCGTCCTGGCGAGTGACGACCACGAACGGGCACAGGCGGGGCAGGACCGGATTCGAGTGCTCCGCGCCGAACTGCGAGCCGTCGTCGACGACCAGGTCCGGAGGCTGACCGACGAGATGACCCGACCGGTGCCGCAGCCGGTGGCACTGTTTCGAGAAGGACTGCACCATCCCGTGTTGTGGCCGGTGTCACGCGGTCTGGTGTGGCTCGCGGTCGAACCCGGCCGGAAGCCGGTGGCGTTCCGGGTCGCCGAGGACCGGACCTTCGCCGACGTCGACGACGATGAACTCGCCGTCACCGATGCGGCGACCGTCTCCCCCGCCCATCCCGCACGGCTGGGCGCGGGCCTCGATCGTTGGGCGAAGACGTTCAGCGAGTACGAGATCCTGCAGCCCTTCCCTCAGCTGGGCAGGCCGGTACCCGCGCTGACCGACGACGAGCGGGGAGCGAGCGAACTGGCGCGGTTCCACGGGCTCGTCCTGACCGGCGCCGCCCTCCGCAGGCTCACTCATCCCTCCCACGCCTGGCAGAAGGCCGGACTGCGCCCCGACGGCTCTTACCGTGCGCTCATCCGAGAGACCGGCGACCGGACGGTGGTCGTCGAACTGGACGTGTCGCCTGCGGGGAGGCGGCGGATACACCGAATCCGGCTCCACGACGAGCCCGGTGGCGGCTGGGGGGATCGCCAGGCAGGACGTCCCTTCGGTGACCTCGACTCCGCGACCGCGGCGGAGGTCATCGCCGATCTGACCACGCTGACCGAAGCCGGACAGATCGCGTGA
- a CDS encoding dihydrodipicolinate synthase family protein, giving the protein MISTALPEAEAALLADGTVIPAHPLALTAGRRLDERRQRALTRYYVDAGAGGLAVAVHTTQFAIREPSVGLLRPVLELAAETMDAHVGDRPFLRIAGACGPVAQAVAEAELAAELGYHAVLLSPGGLAKLDEAALLDRAAAVGRVLPVIGFYLQEAVGGRRLTVDFWRRLADLPSVVAVKAAPFDRYRTLDVARGLAESDRGGEVALYTGNDDNILLDLLGGGGGRVVGGLLGQWAVWTAGAVRTWELARRARQGDGAALRLAVERAPQLTDANGAVFDVDNAFRGCIAGVHEVLRGQGLLAGTWCLDPAESLSPGQAAEIDRVRAAYPWLLDDEFVAANRDRWLR; this is encoded by the coding sequence ATGATCTCGACCGCCCTGCCCGAAGCCGAGGCCGCGCTGCTGGCCGACGGAACGGTGATTCCCGCGCATCCGCTGGCGCTGACCGCAGGCAGGCGACTCGACGAACGCCGCCAGCGCGCCCTGACCCGCTACTACGTCGACGCGGGCGCGGGCGGCCTGGCCGTGGCCGTGCACACCACTCAGTTCGCGATCCGCGAGCCGTCCGTCGGCCTGCTGCGGCCGGTGCTGGAACTGGCGGCCGAGACGATGGACGCCCACGTCGGCGACCGACCGTTCCTGCGCATCGCGGGCGCCTGCGGGCCGGTCGCCCAGGCCGTGGCCGAGGCGGAGCTGGCGGCCGAGCTCGGCTATCACGCGGTGCTGCTGTCCCCCGGCGGGCTCGCGAAGCTCGACGAGGCGGCGCTGCTGGATCGGGCCGCCGCCGTGGGCCGAGTGCTGCCCGTCATCGGCTTCTACCTTCAGGAGGCGGTGGGCGGCCGCAGGCTGACGGTGGACTTCTGGCGGCGGCTCGCCGACCTGCCGTCGGTGGTGGCGGTCAAGGCCGCGCCCTTCGACCGCTACCGCACCCTCGACGTCGCCAGGGGCCTGGCCGAGTCCGATCGGGGCGGCGAGGTCGCCCTGTACACCGGCAACGACGACAACATCCTGCTTGACCTGCTCGGCGGCGGGGGCGGCCGGGTGGTGGGCGGCCTGCTCGGACAGTGGGCGGTGTGGACGGCGGGCGCGGTGCGGACCTGGGAGCTGGCCCGCCGGGCCAGGCAGGGCGACGGCGCGGCACTGCGGCTGGCCGTCGAGCGCGCCCCGCAGCTCACCGACGCCAACGGCGCGGTCTTCGACGTCGACAACGCCTTCCGCGGCTGCATCGCCGGGGTGCACGAGGTGCTGCGCGGGCAGGGCCTGCTGGCGGGCACCTGGTGTCTGGATCCCGCCGAGAGCCTCTCCCCCGGGCAGGCGGCCGAGATCGACCGGGTGCGCGCGGCCTATCCGTGGCTGCTGGACGACGAGTTCGTCGCGGCCAACCGGGATCGGTGGCTGCGATGA
- a CDS encoding NAD-dependent epimerase/dehydratase family protein, which yields MFTDEIALETALSAPSAALVAEAADWPGDLVVLGAGGKMGPTLCRMARRAADEAGRTDLRVHAVSRWTDAAVADRLRAEGVEPVVFDLTLDADLTALPDAAGVVFMVGAKFGSSAAPHHAWAVNAVLPALVARRYADSAIAAFSTGNVYPLVPVAAGGCTEDDAPGPVGEYAMACLGRERVLEHAADARGTRIAVLRLNYAVEPRYGVLADVGRAVAAAEPVDVTTSHVNVVWQRYANEVALRAMTRASSPPLVLNLTGPETASTRRIALGLAERLGVPAVFTGEEAPSALLNDAGRCHALFGYPDVALGTLLDWQAEWIGSGGVLWNKPTKFQRRDGRF from the coding sequence ATGTTCACCGACGAGATCGCACTGGAGACGGCGTTGTCCGCGCCGTCGGCCGCGCTGGTCGCCGAGGCGGCCGACTGGCCGGGCGACCTGGTGGTGCTGGGCGCGGGCGGGAAGATGGGCCCGACACTGTGCCGGATGGCCCGGCGGGCCGCCGACGAGGCGGGCCGCACCGACCTGCGGGTGCACGCCGTGTCCCGCTGGACCGACGCCGCCGTCGCCGACCGGCTGCGCGCCGAGGGCGTCGAACCCGTGGTCTTCGACCTCACGCTCGACGCCGACCTGACCGCGCTGCCCGACGCGGCGGGCGTGGTGTTCATGGTGGGGGCCAAGTTCGGCAGCTCGGCGGCGCCGCACCACGCCTGGGCGGTCAACGCCGTGCTGCCCGCGCTGGTGGCCCGCCGCTATGCCGACAGCGCGATCGCGGCGTTCTCCACCGGCAACGTCTACCCGCTGGTCCCCGTGGCCGCCGGGGGCTGCACCGAGGACGACGCGCCGGGGCCGGTCGGCGAGTACGCGATGGCGTGCCTGGGCCGGGAGCGGGTCCTGGAGCACGCGGCGGACGCCAGGGGAACGCGGATCGCGGTGCTGCGGCTGAACTACGCCGTCGAACCCCGCTACGGCGTGCTCGCCGACGTCGGCAGGGCCGTGGCCGCCGCCGAGCCGGTCGACGTCACGACCTCCCACGTCAACGTCGTCTGGCAGCGCTACGCCAACGAGGTCGCCCTCCGAGCCATGACCAGGGCGAGCAGCCCGCCGCTGGTCCTCAACCTCACCGGGCCGGAGACGGCCTCCACCCGCCGGATCGCCCTGGGACTCGCCGAGCGCCTCGGCGTGCCGGCCGTGTTCACCGGGGAGGAGGCGCCCAGCGCCCTGCTGAACGACGCGGGCCGCTGCCATGCCCTGTTCGGCTACCCCGACGTGGCCTTGGGGACGCTGCTGGACTGGCAGGCGGAGTGGATCGGCTCGGGCGGGGTGCTGTGGAACAAGCCGACGAAGTTCCAGCGTCGCGATGGGAGGTTCTGA
- a CDS encoding maleylpyruvate isomerase family mycothiol-dependent enzyme, with product MRIADYIETLDHEGRLVTEAARPADLDAPVPDCPRWLVRDLLRHLGAVHRWATAFVAEGRDQPVALPTPPAMSDDALLPWLRDGLDRLVTTLRAAPPDLACWTFLPAPSPSIFWARRQAYETAVHRVDVEKARGLPISPLDPEFAAGGIDELLTGFHARQRSPVRTDSPKTLRVRVTDVAEADWIVRLSDEPPRTVRVSADPPAADCVYEGPAATLYLVLWNRLPPEAVRITGDVSLAHRWRALTSD from the coding sequence GTGAGGATCGCCGACTACATCGAGACGCTCGACCACGAGGGCAGGCTGGTCACCGAGGCCGCGCGCCCCGCCGACCTGGACGCCCCCGTCCCGGACTGTCCGCGATGGCTGGTGCGGGACCTCCTTCGACATCTGGGCGCCGTCCATCGCTGGGCCACCGCGTTCGTCGCCGAGGGACGAGACCAGCCGGTGGCACTGCCGACACCGCCCGCGATGTCCGACGACGCGCTCCTGCCCTGGCTGCGTGACGGGTTGGACCGGCTCGTCACGACGCTGCGGGCCGCGCCCCCCGACCTCGCCTGCTGGACGTTCCTCCCGGCACCCTCCCCGTCGATCTTCTGGGCACGTCGCCAGGCCTACGAGACCGCCGTACACCGAGTGGACGTCGAGAAGGCCCGTGGTCTGCCGATCTCGCCGTTGGACCCGGAGTTCGCGGCGGGCGGCATCGACGAGCTGCTCACGGGGTTCCACGCACGACAGCGGAGTCCCGTGCGCACCGATTCGCCGAAGACGCTGCGGGTGCGGGTCACCGACGTCGCCGAGGCGGACTGGATCGTGCGGCTCTCCGACGAGCCGCCGCGGACCGTGCGTGTCTCGGCGGACCCGCCGGCCGCCGACTGCGTGTACGAGGGTCCGGCCGCCACGCTGTACCTGGTGTTGTGGAACCGGCTCCCGCCGGAGGCGGTGCGGATCACCGGCGACGTGAGTCTGGCGCACCGCTGGCGTGCCCTCACCAGCGACTGA
- a CDS encoding class I SAM-dependent methyltransferase, whose product MTDLGFRGEVADYYQRYRRGYPDEVIDALTAVFGLTGDDVVLDLGCGTGQLTLPLAARVRSVIGMDPEPDMLLAGRRAAADQGTTNVNWLIGADSDLPALGALLGAGSLGAVTIGQALHWMDRDTLFPMLSSLVRPGGGVAVVTNGTPLWLQETDWSRALRALLEHRRGQRLTRTCGSDEATRRAYHADLVTAGFQTETTEIDYSDVLSSDDIVGGVLSALPVDRLPVPADRPGFAEEIHRALEPHAPFVEEVTVTVLTGRRG is encoded by the coding sequence ATGACGGATCTGGGGTTTCGCGGCGAGGTGGCCGATTACTACCAGCGTTATCGACGGGGCTATCCGGACGAGGTGATCGACGCGCTGACGGCCGTCTTCGGGCTGACCGGCGACGACGTGGTCCTCGATCTCGGCTGCGGCACCGGCCAGCTCACTCTGCCGTTGGCCGCGCGAGTCCGCTCGGTGATCGGCATGGACCCGGAGCCGGACATGCTGCTGGCTGGTCGGCGGGCCGCCGCCGACCAGGGCACGACCAACGTGAACTGGCTGATCGGCGCCGACTCGGATCTGCCTGCCCTCGGCGCTCTGCTGGGCGCCGGGTCGCTGGGTGCCGTGACCATCGGTCAGGCACTGCACTGGATGGACCGGGACACGCTGTTCCCCATGCTGTCCTCGCTGGTGCGGCCGGGCGGCGGGGTGGCCGTGGTGACCAACGGGACCCCGTTGTGGCTCCAGGAGACCGACTGGTCACGGGCGCTGCGCGCCCTCCTGGAACATCGGCGGGGACAGCGGCTCACCCGCACCTGTGGATCCGACGAGGCGACGCGGCGGGCGTACCACGCCGACCTGGTCACCGCGGGCTTCCAGACCGAGACGACCGAGATCGACTACTCGGACGTGCTGTCGAGCGACGACATCGTCGGCGGCGTCCTGTCCGCCCTCCCGGTCGACCGCCTGCCCGTCCCCGCCGACCGCCCGGGCTTCGCCGAGGAGATCCACCGGGCGCTGGAGCCGCACGCGCCGTTCGTGGAGGAGGTGACCGTGACGGTGCTGACCGGACGCAGGGGGTAG
- a CDS encoding DUF4132 domain-containing protein gives MSRASGRSGATTAIRGRDGTWPAALARLGRTRSASRFRGLVAHPMLWPLLRGLVWLATEPGGEPVAFRVAEDRTFADVEDDELTVSDLPTVTVAHPVRLRADLDRWAKIFGEYEIIQPFPQLGKPIPVLTAAERAATELVRFQDRSVPTTVLGRSLRGASGRWGRDGRATARTGSSSAGPP, from the coding sequence ATGTCCCGCGCGTCCGGCCGGAGCGGCGCGACCACCGCGATCCGCGGGCGGGACGGCACGTGGCCGGCGGCGCTCGCCCGCCTGGGCCGGACGCGGTCCGCGTCGCGATTCCGCGGTCTGGTGGCGCACCCGATGCTCTGGCCGCTACTGCGCGGCCTGGTGTGGCTGGCGACGGAACCCGGTGGGGAACCGGTCGCGTTCCGCGTCGCCGAGGACCGCACCTTCGCCGACGTCGAGGACGACGAGCTCACGGTGAGCGACCTCCCGACCGTCACCGTCGCCCACCCCGTACGGCTCCGCGCCGACCTGGATCGGTGGGCGAAGATCTTCGGTGAATACGAGATCATCCAGCCGTTTCCCCAGTTGGGCAAGCCGATTCCTGTGCTGACCGCTGCCGAGCGCGCGGCGACCGAGCTGGTTCGATTCCAGGATCGCTCCGTTCCCACCACCGTGCTCGGCCGGTCCCTGCGCGGCGCGAGCGGCCGGTGGGGGCGGGATGGCAGGGCGACGGCTCGTACCGGTTCCTCGTCCGCCGGACCGCCGTGA